A genomic stretch from Arachis stenosperma cultivar V10309 chromosome 3, arast.V10309.gnm1.PFL2, whole genome shotgun sequence includes:
- the LOC130970191 gene encoding NAC domain-containing protein 41-like: MEKLNFVKKNGVSRMPPGFRFQPTDEELVFQYLKCKVFSFPLPASMIPDINLSNYDPWDLPGNCDEHQEMYFFSSKEPKYRNGSRMNRTTTSGYWKATGSDKRIISSSNNSDDNSILGIRKTLVFYQGKSPNGTRTHWVLHEYRLASTTLHANNNACDIGDWVLCRLSVKKRSVGSGSIIISKKARSSASSSSSSSTSSNNVMEVSSSYAS, translated from the exons ATGGAAAAGTTAAATTTTGTGAAGAAGAACGGGGTAAGTAGAATGCCTCCTGGATTCAGATTCCAGCCAACGGATGAAGAGCTTGTGTTTCAGTATTTGAAATGTAAGGTCTTCTCATTCCCTTTGCCCGCTTCCATGATTCCTGACATCAATCTCTCCAACTATGATCCTTGGGATTTGCCAG GAAATTGTGATGAACATCAAGAGATGTATTTCTTCAGCAGCAAGGAACCCAAGTATAGAAATGGAAGCCGCATGAACCGAACAACCACCTCTGGCTATTGGAAGGCAACAGGATCCGACAAAAGAATCATTTCATCTTCTAATAATAGTGACGATAATAGCATTCTTGGCATTAGAAAAACCCTAGTGTTTTACCAAGGGAAATCTCCCAATGGCACTAGAACTCACTGGGTCTTGCATGAATATCGCCTGGCTAGTACTACTCTACATGCTAATAACAATGCTTGCGATATAGGAGATTGGGTTCTGTGTCGCTTATCGGTGAAGAAAAGGAGTGTTGGGAGTGGTAGTATCATCATAAGCAAGAAAGCACGTTCTTCAGCATCTTCATCCTCATCTTCTTCCACTTCAAGTAATAACGTCATGGAAGTATCTTCTTCATATGCTTCTTAA